The following proteins are encoded in a genomic region of Actinomadura sp. NAK00032:
- a CDS encoding CatB-related O-acetyltransferase, which yields MPPVPADPTVLHPMPGQPRVVLLKPLVTSPLIEVGEFSYYDDPDDPTAFETRNVLYHYGPEKLVIGRFCALGEGVRFIMNGANHRMDGPSTFPFPIMGGSWAEHMDLITGLPGRGDTVLGNDVWLGYRAMVMPGVRIGHGAIIASGSVVVDDVPDYGIAGGNPAGLLRRRYSEDDIRRLLALAWWDWPLQHITEHLRTIMSGGIEDLERVAPAG from the coding sequence ATGCCGCCCGTCCCCGCCGACCCGACCGTGCTGCATCCGATGCCCGGCCAGCCGCGCGTGGTGCTGCTGAAACCCTTGGTCACCTCGCCGCTGATCGAGGTCGGAGAGTTCTCCTACTACGACGATCCGGACGATCCGACGGCGTTCGAGACCCGCAACGTCCTGTACCACTACGGGCCGGAGAAGCTGGTCATCGGGCGGTTCTGCGCGCTCGGCGAGGGCGTGCGGTTCATCATGAACGGCGCCAACCACCGCATGGACGGCCCGTCGACGTTCCCCTTCCCGATCATGGGCGGCTCCTGGGCCGAGCACATGGACCTGATCACCGGCCTGCCCGGACGCGGCGACACGGTGCTCGGCAACGACGTCTGGCTCGGCTACCGCGCCATGGTCATGCCCGGCGTCCGCATCGGGCATGGCGCGATCATCGCCTCCGGGTCCGTGGTGGTGGACGACGTCCCCGACTACGGCATCGCCGGCGGCAACCCCGCCGGGCTTCTGCGCCGCCGCTACAGCGAGGACGACATCCGGCGACTCCTGGCCCTGGCCTGGTGGGACTGGCCGCTCCAGCACATCACCGAGCACCTCCGCACGATCATGTCCGGCGGCATCGAGGACCTGGAACGCGTGGCACCGGCCGGGTAG
- a CDS encoding STAS domain-containing protein encodes MDLKVNDYTTDDGLTVINVEGEIDVYTAPKLREKLIDLVNKGKFHLLVDMEKVEFLDSTGLGVLVGGLKRVRAHDGSLELVCTQERILKIFRITGLTKVFGIHDSIAEAEEKRKGAK; translated from the coding sequence GTGGACCTGAAGGTGAACGACTACACCACCGACGATGGCCTCACCGTCATCAACGTGGAGGGCGAGATCGACGTCTACACGGCGCCGAAGCTTCGCGAGAAGCTCATCGACCTGGTCAACAAGGGCAAGTTCCACCTGCTCGTGGACATGGAGAAGGTGGAGTTCCTGGACTCCACCGGCCTCGGCGTCCTCGTGGGCGGGCTCAAGCGGGTCCGCGCGCACGACGGCTCGCTGGAACTGGTCTGCACCCAGGAGCGCATCCTCAAGATCTTCCGGATCACGGGGCTGACCAAGGTCTTCGGCATCCACGACTCGATCGCCGAGGCCGAGGAGAAGCGCAAGGGCGCCAAGTAG
- the abc-f gene encoding ribosomal protection-like ABC-F family protein, translated as MPVQITALAVGKSYDGRVVLDSVTCSLAAGGRTGIIGENGSGKTTLLRLLAGRERPDRGEVVVQADGGVGYLAQDERLRPDETVQQVIDRALHDLRQVERRMRRLEAAMAAGDESGLAEYGELLTVFELRGGYDADARVERALHGLGLGLVGRDRTAGSLSGGEQVRLRLAAVLASAPEVLLLDEPTNHLDESALGWLEEHLRTRRGTTVAVSHDRAFLERVATDLLEVDADRRRVVRYGNGYAGYLAEKAAARQRWAQEHEQWRADVDRFREAAATTARQVAPGRPMKDGNKMAYDRAGGRVQQSLASRVRNAEERLRRLLDDPVPAPPEPLHFSPVLGARSVRGVVLEADGVAVAKRLERMSLTVSAGEHLLVTGPNGVGKSTLLRVLAGELEPDEGRVLRRGRVGYLPQEPAFEDLDASVLAAFARGREGEPDEHAELLLSLGLFDSDRLTVPVGRLSTGGRQRLALARLLSEPADVLLLDEPTNHLSPALIEELETALTGYDGAVVMVSHDRRLSRRWWGARLDMRTDRTSGVQA; from the coding sequence TTGCCCGTACAGATCACCGCGCTCGCCGTCGGCAAGTCCTATGACGGCAGGGTCGTCCTTGACTCCGTGACCTGCTCGCTCGCCGCCGGCGGGCGTACCGGGATCATCGGTGAGAACGGCTCCGGCAAGACCACACTGCTACGGCTGCTCGCCGGACGTGAACGCCCCGATCGGGGCGAGGTCGTCGTCCAGGCCGACGGCGGCGTCGGCTATCTGGCCCAGGACGAGCGGCTGCGGCCGGACGAGACCGTCCAGCAGGTCATCGACCGGGCGCTGCACGATCTCCGGCAGGTCGAGCGGCGGATGCGCCGTCTGGAGGCGGCGATGGCGGCCGGCGACGAGTCGGGGCTGGCCGAGTACGGCGAGCTGCTGACCGTCTTCGAGCTGCGCGGCGGCTACGACGCCGATGCCCGCGTGGAGCGTGCGCTGCACGGGCTCGGGCTGGGGCTGGTGGGCCGCGACCGTACTGCGGGAAGCCTGTCCGGTGGCGAGCAGGTCCGGTTGCGGCTGGCGGCCGTCCTGGCGTCCGCGCCCGAGGTGCTGCTCCTGGACGAACCGACCAACCATCTCGACGAGAGCGCGCTGGGGTGGCTGGAGGAGCACCTGCGCACCCGGCGCGGGACGACAGTGGCGGTCTCACATGACCGGGCCTTCCTCGAGCGCGTCGCCACCGACCTGCTGGAGGTGGACGCCGACCGGCGCCGCGTCGTGCGGTACGGGAACGGCTACGCCGGCTACCTCGCGGAGAAGGCGGCGGCCCGGCAGCGCTGGGCGCAGGAGCATGAGCAGTGGCGGGCCGATGTCGACCGGTTCCGCGAGGCCGCGGCGACCACCGCCCGGCAGGTGGCTCCGGGCCGTCCGATGAAGGACGGCAACAAGATGGCCTACGACCGGGCGGGCGGCCGCGTGCAGCAGTCGCTGGCCAGCCGCGTGCGCAACGCCGAGGAACGGCTGCGCCGCCTTCTCGACGATCCCGTTCCGGCACCGCCGGAGCCGCTGCACTTCTCCCCTGTGCTGGGCGCCCGTTCGGTGCGGGGTGTTGTGCTTGAGGCGGACGGTGTTGCCGTTGCCAAGCGGCTCGAGCGGATGAGCCTCACCGTCTCCGCTGGTGAGCATTTGCTGGTCACTGGGCCGAATGGGGTGGGTAAGAGTACGTTGCTCCGCGTTCTGGCGGGTGAGCTTGAGCCGGACGAGGGACGGGTCCTCCGGCGCGGCCGCGTCGGCTACCTGCCGCAGGAACCGGCATTCGAGGATCTGGACGCATCGGTGCTGGCCGCCTTCGCCCGTGGCCGCGAGGGGGAGCCGGACGAGCACGCCGAACTGCTGCTGTCCCTCGGCCTGTTCGACTCGGACCGGCTCACGGTGCCGGTCGGCCGGCTGTCGACCGGCGGTCGGCAGCGGCTCGCGCTGGCGCGCCTGCTCAGCGAGCCGGCGGACGTCCTGCTGCTCGACGAACCCACCAACCATCTGTCGCCCGCCCTCATCGAGGAGCTGGAAACCGCTCTGACCGGGTACGACGGCGCCGTCGTCATGGTCAGCCATGATCGTCGGCTGAGTCGGCGCTGGTGGGGTGCCCGGCTGGACATGCGGACGGACCGGACGTCCGGCGTCCAGGCCTGA
- a CDS encoding sodium-translocating pyrophosphatase, translating to MSGFSLSSPASAEVDLGGGDLSLVVVVAVIALLALAVAAGLVRDVLAAGQGTAKMQEIARAVQVGASAYLKRQFRTVAVFVVLIPLVLLLLPADSTSERIGRSIFFVIGALFSAVTGFTGMWLAVRGNVRVAAAAREADGEKTAMRIAFRTGGVAGMFTVGLGLFGAAVVVLAYQGDAPKVLEGFGFGAALLAMFMRVGGGIFTKAADVGADLVGKVEQGIPEDDPRNAATIADNVGDNVGDCAGMAADLFESYAVTLVAALILGTAAFGTEGLVFPLIVPMIGVITAVIGIFAVAPRAGDRSGMSAINRGFFISAGISAVLVAIAAFVYLPSSFADLKGVTDESIRGLDADPRWVALGSVIIGIVLASIIQLLTGYFTETNRKPVKEVTDSARTGPATVILSGISLGLESAVYTALVIGGAVYGAFLLGFGNTTVALFAVAMAGTGLLTTVGVIVSMDTFGPVSDNAQGIAEMSGDVQGEAASVLERLDAVGNTTKAITKGIAIATAVLAATALFGSFRTTVIAALNDASSSAKDAIGAEFLDFNLSIASPNVLIGLIIGAAVVFMFSGVAIMAVGRAAGRVVVEVREQFRTKPGIMDYTEKPDYDRVVDICTRDAQRELATPGLLAIMTPIAVGFALGYAPLGAFLGGAIAAGVLMAVFLANSGGAWDNAKKLVEEGHLGGKGSEAHEATIIGDTVGDPFKDTAGPAINPLIKVMNLVALLVADAVVTYAGNTALRVGVTVLSVGVVVAAIVISKRRADPIAESAPAGPPVEGGTSGKEPVDGGKAEAIEEAAPEEAAVGADSNGAATAEEESAKNG from the coding sequence ATGTCCGGGTTTTCCCTGTCAAGCCCGGCCAGCGCAGAAGTGGATCTCGGCGGCGGCGACCTCTCCCTGGTCGTCGTCGTAGCCGTGATCGCGCTGCTCGCACTGGCCGTCGCCGCGGGTCTCGTCCGCGATGTCCTGGCCGCGGGCCAGGGCACCGCCAAGATGCAAGAGATCGCGCGGGCCGTACAGGTGGGCGCCAGTGCCTACCTGAAACGCCAGTTCCGAACGGTCGCGGTCTTCGTCGTACTGATCCCGCTCGTTCTGCTGCTGCTCCCCGCCGACTCGACGAGCGAGCGGATCGGACGTTCGATCTTCTTCGTCATCGGCGCGCTGTTCTCCGCCGTCACCGGGTTCACCGGCATGTGGCTCGCGGTGCGCGGCAACGTCCGGGTCGCGGCCGCCGCCCGCGAGGCGGACGGCGAGAAGACCGCGATGCGGATCGCGTTCCGCACCGGCGGCGTCGCCGGCATGTTCACCGTGGGCCTCGGCCTGTTCGGCGCGGCGGTCGTCGTGCTCGCCTACCAGGGCGACGCGCCGAAGGTGCTGGAGGGCTTCGGCTTCGGTGCCGCGCTGCTCGCCATGTTCATGCGGGTCGGCGGCGGCATCTTCACCAAGGCCGCCGACGTCGGCGCCGACCTCGTCGGCAAGGTCGAGCAGGGCATCCCGGAGGACGACCCGCGCAACGCCGCGACGATCGCCGACAATGTGGGCGACAACGTCGGCGACTGCGCCGGGATGGCCGCCGACCTGTTCGAGTCGTACGCGGTGACGCTGGTCGCCGCGCTCATCCTCGGCACCGCGGCGTTCGGCACCGAGGGCCTGGTGTTCCCGCTGATCGTCCCGATGATCGGCGTGATCACGGCGGTGATCGGCATCTTCGCGGTGGCGCCCCGCGCCGGGGACCGCTCCGGCATGTCGGCGATCAACCGCGGGTTCTTCATCTCGGCGGGCATCTCGGCGGTCCTCGTGGCGATCGCCGCGTTCGTGTACCTGCCGTCGTCGTTCGCCGACCTGAAGGGCGTCACCGACGAGTCGATCCGCGGGCTGGACGCCGACCCGCGCTGGGTCGCGCTCGGCTCGGTGATCATCGGCATCGTGTTGGCGAGCATCATCCAGCTGCTCACCGGCTACTTCACCGAGACCAACCGCAAGCCGGTCAAGGAGGTCACCGACAGCGCCCGGACGGGCCCGGCGACCGTCATCCTCTCGGGCATCTCGCTCGGCCTGGAATCGGCCGTCTACACCGCGCTCGTCATCGGCGGCGCCGTGTACGGGGCGTTCCTGCTCGGCTTCGGCAACACCACCGTCGCGCTGTTCGCGGTGGCGATGGCCGGCACCGGGCTGCTGACCACGGTCGGCGTCATCGTCTCGATGGACACCTTCGGGCCGGTGTCGGACAATGCCCAGGGCATCGCCGAGATGTCCGGGGACGTGCAGGGCGAGGCCGCGTCCGTCCTGGAGCGGTTGGACGCCGTCGGCAACACCACCAAGGCCATCACCAAGGGCATCGCGATCGCGACGGCGGTGCTCGCCGCGACCGCGCTGTTCGGCTCGTTCCGGACGACGGTGATCGCGGCGCTCAACGACGCGTCCAGCAGCGCGAAGGACGCGATCGGCGCCGAGTTCCTCGACTTCAACCTGTCGATCGCGAGCCCGAACGTGCTGATCGGGCTGATCATCGGTGCGGCCGTGGTGTTCATGTTCTCCGGCGTGGCGATCATGGCGGTGGGCCGGGCGGCCGGCCGGGTGGTCGTGGAGGTGCGCGAGCAGTTCCGCACCAAGCCCGGGATCATGGACTACACCGAGAAGCCCGACTACGACCGGGTCGTGGACATCTGCACCCGGGACGCGCAGCGCGAGCTGGCCACCCCCGGGCTGCTGGCGATCATGACGCCGATCGCGGTGGGCTTCGCGCTCGGGTACGCGCCGCTCGGCGCGTTCCTCGGCGGCGCCATCGCGGCGGGCGTGCTGATGGCGGTGTTCCTCGCCAACTCCGGCGGCGCCTGGGACAACGCCAAGAAGCTCGTCGAGGAGGGCCACCTCGGCGGCAAGGGCAGCGAGGCGCACGAGGCGACGATCATCGGCGACACGGTCGGCGACCCGTTCAAGGACACCGCCGGCCCCGCGATCAACCCGCTGATCAAGGTGATGAACCTGGTCGCGCTGCTGGTCGCGGACGCGGTGGTGACCTACGCGGGCAACACCGCGCTGCGCGTCGGCGTGACCGTGCTGTCCGTCGGGGTCGTCGTCGCCGCGATCGTGATCTCCAAGCGGCGCGCTGACCCGATCGCCGAGTCGGCGCCCGCCGGCCCGCCGGTCGAGGGCGGCACGTCCGGCAAGGAGCCGGTGGACGGTGGCAAGGCCGAGGCCATCGAGGAGGCCGCTCCCGAGGAGGCGGCGGTCGGCGCCGACTCCAACGGCGCCGCCACCGCCGAGGAGGAGTCCGCCAAGAACGGCTAG
- a CDS encoding DEAD/DEAH box helicase produces the protein MGVQRSSTPLDRLLADPSRRDRITHVESVPARQGRRAGWPSWAPPLLVERLAAAGIEAPWEHQAAAAEHAHAGRSVIIATGTASGKSLAYLLPCIDAIYAGEENPRREGTVLYLSPTKALAADQLRALRSLHLTRVRAATYDGDTPQDERTWVRQHANYVLTNPDMLHRSMLPGHARWSAFLRRLKYVVIDEAHGYRGVFGSHVAQVLRRLRRICKRYHASPTFILASATTSSPAWAASRLTGVDVVAVDDDASPRGPATFALWEPPLTELRGERGAPVRRTATAEAGDLLADLVVEGVQTLAFVRSRRGAESVALSAKRALHEVSPDLADQVAAYRAGYLPEERRALEAALRSRSIIGLASTNALELGVDVSGLDAVLVCGWPGTRASLWQQAGRAGRSGQAALSVLVARDDPLDTFLVHHPEAIFGTPVEATVLDPDNPYVLEPHLCSAASEMPLTEDDLPLFGPATADLLPDLVRRGLLRRRPAGWYWTRRDKAADLADIRGAGGAPIQVVELSTGRLLGTVDEASAHTTVHEGAVYIHQGESYIVQTLDLDDSVALVEAADPDYSTTARDVTDISIVERLRSTSWGEATLNFGTVEVTRQVVAYQMRRLQTGEMLGEKPLDLPPRTLRTRAVWWTLSEKQISALDDDLDLAGSAHAAEHASIGLLPLFATCDRWDIGGVSTAVHPDTELLTVFVYDGHEGGAGFAERGYADAASWLRATRDAIASCECESGCPSCIQSPKCGNGNDPLDKHGALTLLDVLLAKAPE, from the coding sequence ATGGGCGTCCAAAGATCTTCAACTCCCCTCGACCGGCTCCTCGCCGACCCTTCGCGGCGCGATCGCATCACCCATGTGGAGAGCGTTCCCGCACGTCAGGGCCGCCGTGCCGGGTGGCCGTCCTGGGCACCGCCGCTCCTTGTGGAGCGGCTGGCCGCGGCGGGCATCGAGGCGCCCTGGGAGCACCAGGCCGCCGCCGCCGAGCACGCCCACGCCGGCCGGTCTGTGATCATCGCCACAGGGACCGCGTCCGGGAAATCCCTCGCCTACCTGCTGCCCTGCATCGATGCCATCTATGCAGGGGAGGAGAATCCGCGCCGGGAAGGGACCGTCCTTTACCTGTCGCCCACCAAGGCCCTCGCCGCCGACCAGCTCCGCGCGCTCCGCTCCCTGCACCTCACGCGTGTGCGCGCGGCGACCTACGACGGCGACACTCCGCAGGACGAGCGGACGTGGGTCCGCCAGCACGCGAACTACGTGCTGACCAACCCCGACATGCTGCACCGGTCGATGCTGCCGGGGCACGCACGGTGGTCGGCCTTCCTGCGCCGCCTCAAGTACGTGGTCATCGACGAGGCCCATGGATACCGCGGTGTCTTCGGGTCGCATGTCGCGCAGGTCCTGCGCCGTCTGCGCCGGATATGCAAGCGGTATCACGCGTCCCCCACGTTCATACTCGCGTCGGCGACGACGTCATCGCCGGCGTGGGCCGCGTCCCGTCTCACTGGGGTGGACGTGGTCGCGGTGGACGACGATGCGTCGCCGCGCGGCCCCGCGACGTTCGCGCTATGGGAACCGCCGCTGACGGAGCTGCGCGGTGAGCGCGGTGCACCCGTCCGACGCACAGCTACGGCCGAGGCAGGCGACCTTCTGGCCGACCTTGTTGTCGAGGGCGTTCAGACGCTTGCGTTCGTCCGCTCCAGGCGCGGGGCAGAGTCGGTGGCGCTCAGCGCCAAGCGCGCGCTGCACGAGGTAAGCCCTGACCTGGCCGACCAGGTCGCCGCATACCGCGCGGGTTATCTGCCAGAGGAACGGCGTGCGCTGGAGGCCGCCCTCCGCTCCCGCTCGATCATCGGCTTGGCCAGCACGAACGCGCTGGAACTCGGTGTGGACGTCTCCGGGCTCGACGCCGTCCTCGTCTGCGGCTGGCCGGGCACTCGCGCGTCCCTCTGGCAGCAGGCCGGACGCGCCGGACGGTCCGGGCAGGCCGCCCTCTCCGTCCTGGTCGCCCGGGACGACCCGCTCGACACGTTCCTCGTCCACCATCCCGAGGCGATCTTCGGGACGCCGGTCGAGGCGACCGTTCTGGATCCGGACAACCCGTACGTCCTGGAACCCCACCTCTGCTCCGCCGCGTCCGAGATGCCGCTTACCGAGGACGACCTCCCGCTGTTCGGCCCGGCGACCGCCGACCTGCTGCCCGACCTCGTCCGCCGGGGCCTCCTCCGGCGCCGCCCGGCGGGTTGGTACTGGACGCGCCGCGACAAGGCCGCCGACCTGGCCGACATCCGCGGGGCGGGCGGCGCCCCCATCCAGGTCGTGGAACTGTCGACGGGACGCCTTCTCGGCACCGTGGACGAGGCCTCGGCGCACACCACCGTCCATGAGGGCGCGGTCTACATCCACCAAGGCGAGTCCTACATCGTCCAGACCCTGGACCTGGACGACTCTGTCGCGCTCGTAGAAGCGGCTGACCCCGACTACTCGACGACCGCACGCGACGTAACCGACATCAGCATCGTCGAACGGCTGCGCTCTACTTCCTGGGGCGAGGCCACGCTCAACTTCGGAACCGTCGAAGTCACCCGCCAGGTGGTCGCCTACCAGATGCGCCGTCTGCAGACGGGTGAGATGCTCGGCGAGAAGCCTCTGGACCTACCGCCCCGCACCCTCCGCACCCGCGCCGTCTGGTGGACGCTCTCCGAGAAGCAGATCTCCGCCCTGGACGACGACCTCGACCTGGCGGGCTCTGCCCACGCTGCGGAACACGCTTCGATCGGCCTGCTTCCGCTGTTCGCCACATGCGACCGCTGGGACATCGGTGGCGTGTCCACGGCTGTCCACCCCGACACAGAGCTTCTTACCGTCTTCGTATACGACGGCCATGAGGGCGGTGCGGGGTTCGCCGAACGCGGCTACGCGGACGCCGCCTCCTGGCTGCGCGCCACTCGCGACGCGATCGCGTCCTGCGAGTGCGAATCGGGTTGCCCGTCCTGCATCCAGTCACCGAAGTGCGGCAACGGCAACGACCCCTTGGACAAGCACGGCGCGCTCACTCTGCTCGACGTCCTCCTGGCCAAGGCCCCCGAGTAG
- a CDS encoding ATP-binding protein — protein MSTVELSFSALPVHVRTARLIVTAVARRSGVAEPLLDEVRLAVGEACSRAVEAHRRHCPDEPVRLELNGADRRFEVTVSDTVPGDDTPGDLSAALDEGEFDSGWGEGTAELGLAVIAGLADDVEIAATPKGVQIRMSWPAEAEATI, from the coding sequence ATGTCGACCGTTGAACTGTCCTTCAGCGCGCTGCCCGTCCATGTGCGGACCGCCCGCCTGATCGTGACCGCCGTGGCCCGCCGCAGTGGCGTCGCCGAGCCGCTGCTGGACGAGGTCAGGCTCGCGGTCGGCGAGGCGTGCTCGCGCGCCGTGGAGGCGCACCGCCGGCACTGCCCGGACGAGCCCGTCCGCCTCGAACTGAACGGCGCCGACCGCCGCTTCGAGGTGACCGTCAGCGACACCGTCCCCGGCGACGACACGCCGGGCGACCTCTCGGCGGCCCTGGACGAGGGCGAGTTCGATTCCGGCTGGGGCGAGGGCACCGCCGAGCTGGGCCTGGCGGTCATCGCCGGCCTCGCCGACGACGTGGAGATCGCCGCCACGCCCAAGGGAGTCCAGATCCGGATGAGCTGGCCGGCCGAGGCCGAGGCGACCATCTAA
- a CDS encoding histidine phosphatase family protein: protein MPTLIVLRHAKAVAGFGTADIDRVLNDRGRRDAAAAGEWLRANGLVPARVLCSPAARTRETLDLLAVDAPADYEPVIYANDPDELLALASEAPQDTGTLLLVGHNPSVHQLVHDLTGEAPDAFPTCALAVVDLEGAWSELRPGLGTLRTVRTPKD, encoded by the coding sequence ATGCCCACGCTCATCGTGCTCCGGCACGCGAAGGCCGTCGCCGGGTTCGGCACGGCCGACATCGACCGCGTCCTCAACGACCGCGGCCGCCGCGACGCCGCGGCGGCCGGGGAATGGCTGCGCGCGAACGGCCTCGTCCCCGCCCGGGTGCTCTGCTCGCCGGCGGCCCGCACCCGGGAGACGCTCGACCTGCTGGCGGTGGACGCGCCGGCGGACTACGAGCCGGTGATCTACGCCAACGACCCCGACGAACTGCTCGCGCTCGCCTCGGAGGCCCCGCAGGACACCGGGACACTGCTGCTCGTCGGCCACAACCCGTCCGTGCACCAGCTCGTCCACGACCTGACCGGCGAGGCACCGGACGCGTTCCCCACCTGCGCGCTCGCCGTGGTCGACCTGGAGGGCGCCTGGAGCGAGCTGCGGCCCGGCCTCGGGACGCTCCGCACCGTCCGCACCCCGAAGGACTGA